One region of Turicibacter bilis genomic DNA includes:
- a CDS encoding sensor domain-containing diguanylate cyclase, which translates to MLGYLLLNQGETQAAIDLWDEAISIFEKNEDEAGIVQSYSGLMCGYFNLGLYDESIDFGVKGLRLAQESGDDQLLLLTLGNIAFNYYALEKYEEAKEAVKLIRCLKEPVVEGNKVSLDQLEAGICLVDNNLEEAKYLIDRAYERVLNLNHPALLSETLRMRGKVYYQLGDDKVYEESFEESIRLAQEGNFLEYLAQTYYEWGKIELAKDNKLRGELFLLEANHYVKRLGSPLLSVNICRVLIEFYKSLNIFELALHYYEKCSEVERKAHLKRSELWEKRINREKYISEAKIFKSLYDELETISHIGRSFTETLSLEKLIIHVHEQLSKMMDTTVLAITEVNEEKNCLDYLIYLESGNRLNSGYVSLDDENSLGVYCIKQKENLIINNLDEEYELYQLKKDETISFQKGIKSILCCPLIIRNEVKGYITVQSYEINSYTQRDLTKLSVLASYIIIALENAKLYRQTAYLARYDGLTSLYNRVEALKKGEKLYRLAKHKNPMSVIMIDIDHFKLINDTYGHQIGDQVIQLFSNLLKTKRNRDTVIGRYGGEEFIIFLNHRNIDQACEFAEQLREELKELSFRFNQLGIKEVTASLGVHEYRFNEDLLDNGIYAADQAMYHSKTNGRDQVTSYRRLKLEKLAPSKVSEN; encoded by the coding sequence ATGTTAGGATATTTATTGCTTAATCAAGGGGAGACACAGGCGGCTATTGATTTGTGGGATGAGGCTATATCAATTTTTGAAAAAAATGAAGATGAAGCTGGGATAGTCCAAAGTTACAGTGGTTTAATGTGTGGTTATTTTAACCTTGGCCTATATGATGAGAGTATTGATTTTGGAGTGAAGGGACTAAGACTGGCACAGGAATCAGGGGATGATCAATTATTACTATTAACGTTAGGAAATATTGCATTTAATTATTATGCATTAGAAAAATATGAGGAAGCAAAAGAAGCAGTAAAATTGATAAGATGTTTAAAAGAACCAGTCGTGGAGGGGAATAAAGTATCTTTAGATCAGTTAGAAGCTGGCATTTGTTTAGTCGATAATAATCTTGAGGAAGCTAAGTATTTGATTGATCGTGCTTATGAACGAGTACTTAACCTTAATCATCCGGCATTATTGTCAGAAACTTTACGTATGAGAGGAAAAGTTTATTATCAACTTGGTGATGATAAAGTATATGAGGAAAGCTTTGAAGAATCAATTCGTCTAGCACAGGAAGGAAATTTTTTAGAATACCTGGCACAAACGTATTATGAGTGGGGGAAAATCGAGTTAGCGAAGGATAATAAATTAAGAGGAGAGCTATTTCTGTTAGAAGCTAATCATTACGTTAAGCGTCTTGGAAGTCCATTACTATCTGTTAATATATGTAGGGTTTTAATTGAATTTTATAAATCATTAAATATTTTTGAACTTGCCTTGCATTATTATGAAAAATGTTCGGAAGTAGAAAGAAAGGCTCACCTAAAGCGTTCTGAGCTTTGGGAGAAGCGAATTAATCGAGAGAAATATATTAGTGAAGCAAAGATTTTTAAGTCACTCTATGATGAATTAGAAACTATTTCTCATATCGGTCGTTCGTTTACAGAAACATTAAGTTTGGAAAAATTAATCATTCATGTTCATGAACAACTTTCTAAAATGATGGATACGACTGTATTAGCTATTACAGAGGTTAACGAAGAGAAAAATTGCTTAGACTATTTAATATATTTAGAATCAGGTAATCGATTGAACTCTGGATATGTTAGCTTAGACGATGAGAATAGTTTAGGCGTTTATTGTATTAAACAAAAGGAAAATTTAATTATTAATAATTTAGATGAAGAATATGAACTATATCAGTTAAAAAAGGATGAAACGATTTCATTTCAAAAAGGTATTAAATCCATACTTTGTTGTCCTTTAATCATTCGTAATGAAGTTAAAGGGTATATTACTGTTCAATCTTATGAAATTAACTCATACACTCAACGCGATTTAACTAAGTTAAGTGTTTTAGCTTCTTATATTATTATTGCTTTAGAAAATGCTAAGTTATATCGTCAAACAGCTTATTTGGCTCGCTATGATGGATTAACAAGTTTATATAATCGAGTAGAGGCACTAAAAAAAGGAGAAAAATTATATCGGCTAGCTAAACATAAAAATCCAATGAGTGTTATCATGATTGATATTGATCATTTTAAACTTATTAATGATACATATGGTCATCAAATAGGTGATCAAGTTATTCAACTATTTAGTAATTTATTGAAGACCAAGCGTAATCGTGATACGGTAATTGGGAGATATGGAGGAGAAGAGTTTATCATCTTTTTAAATCATCGGAATATTGATCAAGCTTGTGAATTTGCAGAACAATTAAGAGAAGAATTGAAGGAGCTTAGTTTTAGATTTAATCAATTAGGAATAAAAGAAGTGACAGCAAGTTTAGGCGTTCACGAGTATCGATTTAATGAAGATTTGTTAGACAATGGAATTTATGCAGCGGATCAAGCAATGTATCATTCAAAAACCAATGGACGTGATCAAGTGACAAGCTACAGGAGATTAAAATTAGAAAAATTAGCTCCCTCAAAAGTAAGTGAAAATTAA